The Streptomyces laurentii genome contains a region encoding:
- a CDS encoding phenylacetic acid degradation operon negative regulatory protein (identified by MetaGeneAnnotator; putative;~sequence version:1), protein MPHSLTHPRADRTHRPEIPTRLLVHALVREDGAVDAGELYSVAGLLGMTDQQVRLCVKRLVGEEKFRQEGRGRKAVLRAVSDAATGTLAPDADHVRHAYRQDHGLAPWDGTWHLFAFAVPEARRTARDALRETLLHLGAAPLQGGLYVAANPIADLVEAQARQLGVLDSVTFLTSTDLRVGELTDPRELAAAVWPLDAIAARHDQLADFATACVDRLAAADGADGADGAGGGGLSGAERLTLAVELAAEFGHAMTPDPLLPPELLPRPWPGSRARRLARECWAALSALPDEHGDATPPPRLFRLFRLYDDAFTAPEEPGERGERGERGERGERGDGGDDEPGERSR, encoded by the coding sequence GTGCCCCACTCCCTGACCCACCCCCGAGCGGACCGTACGCACCGGCCGGAGATCCCCACGCGGCTGCTCGTGCACGCGCTGGTCCGCGAGGACGGGGCCGTCGACGCCGGTGAGCTCTACTCCGTCGCCGGTCTCCTCGGCATGACCGACCAACAGGTCCGGCTGTGTGTGAAACGCCTCGTCGGCGAAGAGAAGTTCCGGCAGGAGGGCCGGGGGCGCAAGGCCGTCCTGCGGGCCGTGTCCGACGCCGCGACCGGCACCCTCGCCCCCGACGCCGACCACGTCCGTCACGCCTACCGGCAGGACCACGGGCTCGCGCCCTGGGACGGTACGTGGCACCTGTTCGCCTTCGCCGTACCGGAAGCGCGCCGCACCGCCCGCGACGCGCTGCGCGAAACCCTCCTGCACCTGGGCGCGGCACCCCTCCAGGGCGGGCTGTACGTGGCGGCCAACCCCATCGCCGACCTGGTCGAGGCCCAGGCCCGGCAGCTCGGCGTCCTCGACTCCGTCACCTTCCTCACCAGCACCGACCTGCGGGTCGGGGAGCTCACGGACCCCCGTGAACTGGCCGCCGCCGTATGGCCGCTGGACGCGATCGCCGCCCGGCACGACCAGCTCGCGGACTTCGCCACGGCCTGCGTCGACCGGCTGGCCGCCGCCGATGGGGCTGATGGGGCTGATGGGGCCGGGGGCGGCGGCCTGTCCGGGGCCGAGCGGCTCACCCTGGCCGTGGAACTCGCCGCGGAGTTCGGCCACGCCATGACCCCCGATCCGCTCCTGCCTCCCGAGCTGCTACCCCGGCCCTGGCCCGGCAGCCGCGCCCGCCGGCTCGCCCGGGAGTGCTGGGCCGCCCTGAGCGCCCTCCCGGACGAGCACGGCGACGCCACACCGCCGCCCCGCCTGTTCCGCCTGTTCCGCCTCTACGACGACGCGTTCACCGCGCCCGAGGAGCCCGGCGAGCGCGGTGAACGCGGTGAGCGCGGTGAGCGCGGTGAGCGCGGTGACGGTGGCGATGACGAACCCGGCGAGCGCTCCCGGTGA
- a CDS encoding XRE family transcriptional regulator (Cupin domain; cl09118;~DNA-binding transcriptional repressor PuuR; Provisional;~Helix-turn-helix XRE-family like proteins. Prokaryotic DNA binding proteins belonging to the xenobiotic response element family of transcriptional regulators; cd00093;~XRE family transcriptional regulator [Amycolatopsis mediterranei U32];~identified by MetaGeneAnnotator; putative;~non-specific DNA binding site [nucleotide binding];~salt bridge;~sequence-specific DNA binding site [nucleotide binding]): MDEHATIAAALAEVGPRLRRIRTRRGVTLSALAEATGISKSTLSRLESGQRRPSLELLLPLAQAHQVPLDELVGAPEVGDPRVRVRPRVHKGRTVIPLSAQTGGVQAWKSIIPADQNRPEPVTHEGYEWVYVLSGRLRLVLADHDLVMGPGEAAEFDTRLPHWFGPAGDAPVEILNLFGPQGERVHVRARPHSRADRNQADT; the protein is encoded by the coding sequence ATGGACGAGCACGCAACGATCGCCGCCGCGCTGGCCGAGGTCGGCCCCCGCCTCCGGCGCATCCGCACCCGGCGTGGGGTGACCCTGTCGGCGCTGGCCGAGGCCACCGGCATCTCCAAGAGCACCCTGTCGCGGCTGGAGTCGGGCCAGCGCCGCCCGAGCCTGGAACTGCTGCTTCCGCTCGCGCAGGCCCATCAGGTCCCGCTGGACGAGCTGGTCGGGGCGCCCGAGGTGGGGGACCCGCGGGTCCGCGTCCGACCCCGCGTCCACAAGGGCCGCACGGTGATCCCGCTGTCGGCGCAGACCGGAGGCGTCCAGGCATGGAAGTCGATCATCCCCGCCGACCAGAACCGGCCCGAGCCCGTCACGCACGAGGGATACGAGTGGGTGTACGTGCTGTCCGGCCGGCTGCGGCTCGTCCTGGCCGACCACGACCTGGTGATGGGACCGGGCGAGGCCGCCGAGTTCGACACCCGCCTGCCGCACTGGTTCGGCCCCGCGGGGGACGCGCCGGTGGAGATCCTCAACCTGTTCGGCCCGCAAGGGGAACGCGTCCATGTCCGGGCCAGACCCCACTCCAGGGCGGACCGGAACCAGGCCGATACCTAG
- a CDS encoding hypothetical protein (identified by MetaGeneAnnotator; putative;~sequence version:1): protein MDIVLDPPRGAGPVRLGMSLDEAVTAVSQWGPREVEQDDDEKTIRTSCGTVRVDILLEEPGTSVTAVELWWPGEGRESDVRVLLDGDDVFATPAEELFRRAAARGRTVDTSEPGYPFVPGVSLGFTRQTSQEVPRTAQGLPVHVTSVLVAGERYYDVRLGDH from the coding sequence GTGGACATCGTGCTGGACCCGCCTCGCGGCGCCGGCCCCGTACGGCTGGGCATGTCCCTCGACGAAGCGGTCACGGCGGTGTCCCAGTGGGGGCCCCGCGAGGTCGAGCAGGACGACGACGAGAAGACGATCCGCACCTCCTGCGGCACCGTGCGCGTCGACATCCTGCTGGAGGAGCCGGGTACGTCGGTCACCGCGGTCGAGCTGTGGTGGCCGGGCGAGGGGCGGGAGAGCGACGTGCGGGTCCTGCTCGACGGCGACGACGTCTTCGCCACGCCCGCCGAGGAGCTCTTCCGGCGGGCGGCCGCGCGCGGCCGAACCGTCGACACGTCCGAGCCCGGGTACCCCTTCGTTCCCGGTGTCTCCCTCGGCTTCACCCGGCAGACCAGCCAAGAGGTGCCCCGCACCGCGCAAGGGCTTCCGGTCCACGTCACCTCTGTCCTGGTCGCGGGCGAGCGCTACTACGACGTCCGCCTGGGGGATCATTGA
- a CDS encoding mobC protein (MobC protein [Streptomyces pristinaespiralis ATCC25486];~N-Acyltransferase superfamily: Various enyzmes that characteristicly catalyzethe transfer of an acyl group to a substrate; cl00357;~identified by MetaGeneAnnotator; putative), with translation MDVPKEPATRGDDGLRLCRGIPEGAEQQVAALYWEAFGRKLGSALGPPDKGRAFLAAHLHHDRGIAVLDGTGRVVGVAGYDLAGRGLTGGSARDVLSAYGPLGGLPRLALLALFTRKPAERELVMDGICVAAPHRGTGIGSLLLREIAAVAAEHARTRIRLDVIDVNPRARALYTRHGFTAVRTQRTPFLRTLMGFGAVTTMHRAVTPDGPGGGNPLCPTP, from the coding sequence GTGGACGTACCGAAGGAGCCGGCGACGCGCGGCGACGACGGCCTCCGGCTGTGCCGGGGAATCCCGGAAGGAGCCGAACAGCAGGTCGCCGCCCTGTACTGGGAGGCGTTCGGGCGCAAACTCGGCTCCGCGCTCGGCCCGCCCGACAAGGGCCGGGCCTTCCTCGCCGCCCATCTGCACCACGACCGCGGCATCGCCGTGCTCGACGGCACGGGCCGGGTCGTCGGCGTCGCCGGCTACGACCTCGCGGGCCGCGGCCTGACCGGAGGGTCGGCGCGTGACGTCCTGTCCGCGTACGGGCCGCTCGGCGGGCTGCCCCGGCTTGCCCTCCTCGCGCTGTTCACCCGGAAGCCCGCCGAGCGGGAACTCGTCATGGACGGCATCTGCGTGGCGGCGCCCCATCGCGGCACCGGCATCGGCAGTCTGCTGCTGCGCGAGATCGCCGCCGTCGCCGCCGAGCACGCCCGCACCCGGATCCGGCTCGATGTCATCGACGTCAACCCGCGCGCCCGGGCTCTCTACACGCGGCACGGTTTCACCGCCGTACGCACCCAGCGGACCCCGTTCCTGAGGACACTGATGGGATTCGGAGCCGTCACCACCATGCACCGTGCCGTCACCCCCGACGGCCCCGGCGGAGGAAACCCCCTGTGCCCCACTCCCTGA
- a CDS encoding FAD dependent oxidoreductase (FAD dependent oxidoreductase [Streptosporangium roseum DSM43021];~KEGG: bur:Bcep18194_B2548 FAD dependent oxidoreductase;~Thioredoxin reductase [Posttranslational modification, protein turnover, chaperones]; COG0492;~identified by MetaGeneAnnotator; putative) gives MNTMNDQHGRSRTGDFDDVHDVVVIGAGAAGLNAALLLGRARRKVVVIDAGEPRNAPAAHMQGFLSRDGLPPAALLELGRAEIARYGVRLLQGRVEEIDHGYFVRMAGGVVLKARRILVATGLRDELPDIPGVRERWGRDLLNCPYCHAYEVRDQPLAVLGTHPGAVHQALLLRQWSDDVVFFPHTMDLAAADRERLTAYGLRLAEGEITRLVVDGDKLRGVELADGRVVPRAAAFLFPRMVPHDALLTGLGCDTDGTVRIVTDRTGLTSVSGVWAAGNVIDPRAQVITAAGMGSAAAFALNADLLDEDVDRAVEQHRLTAGAVPAE, from the coding sequence ATGAACACGATGAACGACCAGCACGGCCGGAGCCGGACCGGAGATTTCGACGATGTCCACGACGTGGTGGTCATCGGCGCCGGCGCGGCCGGTCTGAACGCCGCCCTGCTCCTGGGCCGCGCGCGCCGCAAGGTGGTGGTGATCGACGCGGGCGAGCCGCGCAACGCGCCCGCCGCGCACATGCAGGGCTTCCTGTCCCGCGACGGGCTGCCGCCGGCGGCCCTGCTCGAACTCGGGCGCGCCGAGATCGCCCGGTACGGCGTCCGGCTCCTTCAGGGGCGGGTGGAGGAGATCGACCACGGCTACTTCGTCCGTATGGCGGGCGGGGTGGTACTGAAGGCGCGCCGGATCCTGGTCGCGACCGGGCTGCGCGACGAGCTGCCCGACATCCCCGGCGTCCGCGAGCGGTGGGGACGGGACCTGCTGAACTGCCCGTACTGCCACGCCTACGAGGTCCGCGACCAGCCCCTGGCCGTCCTCGGCACCCACCCGGGAGCCGTACACCAGGCCCTGCTCCTGCGGCAGTGGAGCGACGACGTCGTCTTCTTCCCGCACACCATGGACCTGGCCGCCGCGGACCGGGAGCGGCTGACCGCGTACGGGCTGCGCCTGGCCGAGGGCGAGATCACGCGGCTCGTCGTCGACGGCGACAAGCTGCGCGGCGTCGAACTGGCCGACGGCCGCGTCGTCCCCCGCGCCGCCGCCTTCCTCTTCCCCCGCATGGTGCCGCACGACGCGCTGCTGACCGGCCTGGGCTGCGACACGGACGGCACCGTCCGGATCGTCACCGACCGCACCGGCCTGACCAGCGTGTCCGGTGTCTGGGCGGCCGGCAATGTCATCGATCCCCGCGCCCAGGTGATCACCGCCGCCGGCATGGGGTCCGCTGCCGCCTTCGCCCTCAACGCCGACCTGCTGGACGAGGACGTCGACCGCGCCGTCGAACAGCACCGCCTCACGGCCGGAGCCGTCCCCGCCGAGTAG
- a CDS encoding thioredoxin (identified by MetaGeneAnnotator; putative;~sequence version:1): MPVPTPRPVDSVTAQTFAGRGLQAERPVLVQFWATWCHPCRMVTPHVAQLAAERSGRLDVVRIDLDEEPEPATRLGITSVPAFVVYNEGRPVGSWIGAAPKKALEGKLDAILRTVK; the protein is encoded by the coding sequence ATGCCCGTACCCACTCCCCGCCCGGTGGACAGCGTCACCGCGCAGACGTTCGCCGGGCGCGGCCTCCAGGCGGAGCGACCCGTCCTGGTCCAGTTCTGGGCCACGTGGTGCCACCCGTGCCGGATGGTCACCCCGCACGTGGCGCAGTTGGCCGCCGAGCGGTCCGGCCGGCTGGATGTCGTCCGGATCGATCTGGACGAGGAGCCCGAGCCGGCCACGCGGCTCGGCATCACGTCCGTTCCCGCCTTCGTCGTCTACAACGAGGGCCGGCCCGTGGGCTCGTGGATCGGCGCGGCGCCCAAGAAGGCCCTGGAGGGCAAGCTGGACGCGATCCTGCGGACCGTGAAGTAG